The Humulus lupulus chromosome 4, drHumLupu1.1, whole genome shotgun sequence genome has a window encoding:
- the LOC133830516 gene encoding transcription factor bHLH47: MGSENAVPLVGQVNVIVEASSDRDYLGKKNRRKVPKRVHKSEREKMKREQLNELFFELSNAIELTQPNNGKASILCEATRLLRDFLAQIEDLRKENASLLSESHYVTFEKNELREENSTLESQIGRLQGELESRVVQSKPNLNVPPSDCLARPPTEHLGQTHTVIVVPLIPDSTQIPSNPSTNVSKPHARYPTSVDSWPSQLLREQQPKTGKELVQDRTRERDPDNV, from the exons ATGGGTTCGGAGAACGCTGTTCCTTTGGTTGGCCAGGTCAACGTGATCGTTGAGGCCTCATCAGACCG TGATTATTTGGGGAAAAAGAATCGGAGGAAAGTTCCTAAAAGAGTCCACAAATCTGAGAGGGAGAAAATGAAGCGAGAGCAATTAAATGAGCTGTTTTTTGAGCTATCCAATGCTATTG AATTGACGCAGCCAAACAACGGCAAGGCCTCAATTTTGTGTGAAGCTACACGACTATTAAGGGATTTTCTTGCTCAGATTGAGGACCTCAGAAAGGAGAATGCCTCCTTGCTATCAGAATCTCATTAT GTAACATTCGAGAAGAATGAGCTAAGAGAAGAGAACTCAACTCTAGAAAGCCAGATTGGAAGACTACAAGGGGAGCTGGAATCAAGGGTGGTCCAGTCGAAACCTAACCTGAATGTGCCACCCTCTGATTGCCTTGCTAGGCCTCCTACTGAACATTTGGGTCAAACGCATACAGTCATTGTTGTTCCACTAATCCCTGACTCCACCCAAATCCCATCTAATCCCTCCACAAACGTGAGCAAGCCCCATGCTAGATATCCCACCTCAGTCGATTCTTGGCCATCCCAACTTCTAAGGGAGCAGCAGCCAAAAACAGGCAAGGAATTAGTTCAAGATAGGACTAGGGAGCGAGACCCTGATAATGTGTAA